The Microbacterium sp. LWH7-1.2 genome window below encodes:
- a CDS encoding acyl-CoA dehydrogenase family protein, which translates to MTDFQPRPGQRVEGYDVTRRRGTDYYAVFADIPAADREVWERAQAYVDEVGTRMQDAWDTAEYPLDIAMRGGELDLFNDGIVHPALTRFSPLAAGLVNMEVSRGDGSLGTVLAVQGGLALRTLALFGSDDQQTRWLVPVARGEVAASFALTEPDHGSDSVSLETVAHRDAATQEWVIDGAKKWIGNGASGGITFVWARVEADDDEFHGAVRCFLVEQDTSGYTGTVITGKASLRGIHQALITLDGVRVPAGAVLPGTKSFKDASTVLYSTRSGVAWSALGHATACYEAALAYSQQRIQFGKPLAKFQMVQERLANMLEELTAMQLYCRWMADLEERGELRPTQASLAKYHNTRAARRIASTARDMLGGNGILLENGVMQHMADIEAIHTYEGTESVQALLIGRDITGMSAFA; encoded by the coding sequence GTGACCGACTTCCAGCCCCGCCCCGGCCAGCGCGTCGAGGGCTACGACGTCACCCGCCGCCGCGGCACCGACTACTACGCCGTGTTCGCCGACATCCCCGCAGCCGACCGCGAGGTGTGGGAACGCGCCCAGGCTTACGTCGACGAGGTCGGCACGCGCATGCAGGACGCGTGGGACACCGCCGAGTACCCGCTCGACATCGCGATGCGCGGCGGCGAGCTCGACCTCTTCAACGACGGCATCGTGCACCCGGCGCTCACGCGGTTCTCGCCGCTCGCGGCGGGGCTCGTGAACATGGAGGTCTCACGCGGCGACGGGTCCCTCGGCACGGTGCTCGCCGTGCAGGGCGGTCTGGCCCTGCGCACGCTCGCGCTCTTCGGCAGCGACGACCAGCAGACCCGGTGGCTCGTGCCTGTCGCGCGGGGTGAGGTCGCAGCATCCTTCGCCCTCACCGAACCCGATCACGGTTCCGACTCGGTCTCGCTCGAAACCGTCGCCCACCGGGACGCCGCCACGCAGGAGTGGGTGATCGACGGCGCGAAGAAGTGGATCGGCAACGGAGCCTCGGGCGGCATCACGTTCGTGTGGGCGCGCGTCGAAGCCGACGACGACGAGTTCCACGGCGCGGTGCGCTGCTTCCTCGTCGAGCAGGACACCTCGGGCTACACGGGCACGGTGATCACGGGCAAGGCGTCGCTGCGCGGCATCCACCAGGCCCTCATCACCCTCGATGGCGTGCGCGTGCCTGCCGGTGCCGTCCTGCCGGGAACGAAGAGCTTCAAGGATGCCTCGACGGTGCTGTACTCGACGCGCTCGGGCGTCGCATGGTCGGCGCTCGGACACGCGACCGCCTGCTACGAGGCCGCTCTCGCGTACTCGCAGCAGCGCATCCAGTTCGGCAAGCCCCTCGCGAAGTTCCAGATGGTGCAGGAGCGCCTCGCGAACATGCTCGAGGAGCTCACCGCGATGCAGCTGTACTGCCGGTGGATGGCCGATCTCGAGGAGCGCGGCGAACTGCGCCCGACGCAGGCCTCGCTCGCGAAGTACCACAACACCCGCGCGGCCCGCCGGATCGCATCGACCGCCCGCGACATGCTCGGCGGCAACGGCATCCTGCTCGAGAACGGCGTCATGCAGCATATGGCCGACATCGAGGCGATCCACACGTATGAAGGCACCGAGAGCGTGCAGGCGCTGCTGATCGGCCGCGACATCACCGGAATGAGCGCTTTCGCGTAG
- a CDS encoding AI-2E family transporter produces the protein MGLFRNDPQRVVLESHDVEPRATRAPWSLWADGFGRLSIRAVQILVVVTVLTGIIFAIQYLTLVTIPLTIALILACAFAPVLGWMRRRGVPSLLATLITLFAITVLLAGVGWLIVWAVSDQWDGLYAQAVDGGQELIAWVQTLPFAPSQDQLDEWLATVIDFITSAQFGSGALRGVNAVVNFVTGFVLMVTILFFFLKDGPQMWEFVLRPFRGGNYLRAERIGDKTVGVLGSYMRGTATVALVDAVGILIGLLILNVPLAIPLAVLTFLLAFIPIVGATLAGIIAALVALVANGWVNALLVVGVVVLVNQLEGNFLQPFLMGRSMKLHAFVILVALTIGTVLGGIVGAVLAVPIAAAAWGAVQVWDGEDLPARWARPKRPIAQ, from the coding sequence ATGGGACTGTTCCGCAACGACCCTCAGCGGGTCGTCCTCGAATCGCACGATGTGGAGCCGCGCGCGACCCGCGCCCCGTGGAGTCTGTGGGCCGACGGCTTCGGCAGGCTCAGCATCCGTGCTGTCCAGATCCTGGTCGTCGTCACCGTGCTCACGGGCATCATCTTCGCGATCCAGTACCTGACGCTGGTGACCATCCCCCTGACGATCGCGCTGATCCTCGCGTGTGCGTTCGCGCCGGTGCTGGGATGGATGCGGCGCCGCGGCGTGCCGTCGCTGCTCGCCACCCTGATCACGCTGTTCGCCATCACCGTCCTGCTGGCCGGGGTGGGCTGGCTCATCGTCTGGGCGGTCAGCGACCAGTGGGACGGGCTCTACGCACAGGCGGTGGACGGCGGCCAGGAGCTGATCGCGTGGGTGCAGACGCTGCCCTTCGCCCCGTCGCAGGATCAGCTCGACGAGTGGCTCGCGACCGTGATCGACTTCATCACCAGCGCCCAGTTCGGGTCGGGCGCTCTCCGCGGCGTCAACGCCGTCGTGAACTTCGTGACGGGGTTCGTGCTGATGGTCACGATCCTCTTCTTCTTCCTGAAGGACGGCCCGCAGATGTGGGAGTTCGTTCTCCGCCCGTTCCGCGGCGGGAACTACCTGCGGGCAGAGCGCATCGGCGACAAGACGGTCGGTGTGCTCGGCTCGTACATGCGGGGCACCGCGACCGTCGCCCTCGTGGACGCCGTCGGCATCCTCATCGGCCTGCTCATCCTGAACGTGCCGCTGGCGATCCCGCTCGCGGTGCTGACCTTCCTGCTGGCGTTCATCCCGATCGTCGGCGCGACGCTCGCGGGCATCATCGCCGCGCTGGTCGCGCTCGTGGCCAACGGCTGGGTCAACGCGCTGCTGGTCGTGGGTGTCGTCGTGCTCGTGAACCAGCTCGAGGGCAACTTCCTGCAGCCGTTCCTCATGGGCCGCTCGATGAAGCTGCACGCGTTCGTGATCCTCGTCGCCCTGACGATCGGCACCGTTCTGGGCGGCATCGTCGGGGCGGTGCTCGCCGTGCCGATCGCCGCCGCGGCCTGGGGCGCGGTGCAGGTGTGGGACGGCGAGGACCTCCCCGCCCGCTGGGCGCGACCGAAACGTCCGATCGCCCAGTGA
- a CDS encoding AAA family ATPase, which translates to MTMPALFSSPRMVGRHTELAALLEAYDDGVAGVPRTVVVRGEAGVGKTRLVQEFLALVTADPLDARPDDAPVVAFGQCVDLGPIGAAFGPVRRVLRDLHTAVGTDALRDAAGSVAAIASLAALVPGIADETPEADEPAGEFAEAIEVLLERLSQRRHVVVVLEDLQWADAATMALLKTLASTLRGRRLTIVATYRSDDIDRFHPLRPVLAELDRTRSVVRVEVTPLTPDEVAEQVAQLSSGLDPRVVEALAERSGGIPFLVEELVDLGDRPLPDTLRELVLARYTRLSDDAQQAVRTMAAGGVHVDDDVLAAVTALDENALDHAVREAIDTRVIAADGPGYCFRHALTREAVEAEMLPSERVRVHRRYAEHLSEHRGESPDDASAVAEHWLAARDLPAAFDATVTALQQSRSRFSPATAAKLTERLAELWDQVPDAETRAGTSLPALHLDAAQAWHDLGDAERSLRSANEGLSVCPDDPVTRAALLRQRFVQTYNLEHRGRGEDLEEAVALLEDVDDPRAHILLSRVLTNIALDEHGEAAAAHAARAIALAEEAGDDAALAVALTVEAWRIAGDEDDEPRALAPLERAVTLRLDPSMRAYAGSALTDMLLRVGRFDEAAVVGTQHYEDITRAGIERGSGSSLAYALALALFAAGRPESARRYAQRARRLMKKPLHGASIVRLLASHLTWDDRDDQREELLLAERATIEDSRRRYPDKRGWWAVERAEAQLTLRGARTDASDDVLAGVLADLFDIADSDTGTPAVRRYAMVTAALLTLAPGRLVDPGFRDRLAAKIETWPDHAAAHAHADLVRALLVDAGGAPEHRVAAWRSLIDAPADELLAVWHRRLARCRLALALLDSGDRDAAAELLAETVAEAPGEGVARVGRWAAELAARARLAPGPSGVDSSHGVVATLTPRELQVLELIAEGLTNPQIGQRLFISPKTASVHVSAILAKIGAANRAEAAALYAASASTPAAST; encoded by the coding sequence ATGACCATGCCCGCTCTCTTCTCGAGCCCGCGCATGGTCGGCCGGCACACCGAGCTCGCCGCCCTGCTCGAGGCGTACGACGACGGAGTCGCGGGAGTCCCGCGTACCGTGGTCGTGCGCGGTGAGGCGGGGGTCGGCAAGACCCGGCTGGTGCAGGAGTTCCTCGCACTCGTCACCGCCGACCCGCTCGACGCACGTCCCGACGACGCACCCGTCGTCGCGTTCGGGCAGTGCGTCGACCTCGGCCCCATCGGCGCCGCGTTCGGCCCGGTGCGTCGGGTGCTGCGCGACCTGCACACGGCGGTGGGCACCGACGCGCTGCGCGACGCCGCCGGATCGGTCGCCGCGATCGCGAGCCTCGCCGCGCTGGTGCCGGGCATCGCCGACGAGACGCCCGAAGCCGACGAGCCGGCGGGCGAGTTCGCCGAGGCGATCGAGGTGCTGCTCGAGCGGCTGTCGCAGCGTCGTCACGTGGTCGTCGTGCTCGAGGACCTGCAGTGGGCGGATGCCGCAACGATGGCCCTGCTCAAGACCCTGGCCAGCACTCTGCGGGGCCGCCGGCTCACGATCGTCGCGACGTACCGCTCCGACGACATCGACCGCTTCCATCCCCTCCGTCCCGTGCTCGCCGAACTCGATCGCACGCGTTCCGTCGTGCGCGTGGAGGTGACGCCGCTCACGCCCGACGAGGTCGCCGAGCAGGTCGCCCAGCTCTCGAGTGGCCTCGACCCGCGCGTCGTCGAGGCGCTCGCGGAGCGCAGCGGCGGCATCCCGTTCCTCGTCGAAGAGCTCGTGGATCTCGGAGACCGCCCCCTCCCCGACACGCTGCGCGAACTGGTGCTCGCGCGCTACACCCGGCTGAGCGACGATGCGCAGCAGGCCGTGCGCACGATGGCCGCGGGTGGAGTGCACGTCGACGACGACGTGCTCGCTGCCGTGACCGCGCTCGACGAGAACGCGCTCGACCACGCCGTGCGCGAGGCCATCGATACGCGCGTCATCGCCGCCGACGGCCCCGGGTACTGCTTCCGGCATGCGCTCACCCGCGAGGCGGTCGAGGCCGAGATGCTGCCGAGCGAGCGCGTTCGCGTGCACCGCCGCTACGCCGAGCACCTGAGCGAGCATCGGGGCGAGTCGCCGGACGACGCGTCGGCGGTCGCCGAGCACTGGCTGGCCGCGCGCGACCTCCCCGCCGCCTTCGATGCGACCGTCACGGCGCTGCAGCAGTCGCGTTCGCGATTTTCGCCCGCCACCGCCGCGAAGCTCACCGAGCGCCTCGCGGAACTCTGGGATCAGGTTCCGGATGCCGAGACCCGCGCCGGCACGTCTCTTCCTGCCCTTCACCTCGACGCCGCGCAGGCCTGGCACGATCTCGGCGACGCCGAGCGGTCGTTGCGCTCAGCGAACGAGGGGCTCAGCGTATGCCCGGACGACCCCGTCACGCGCGCCGCGCTCCTGCGTCAGCGGTTCGTGCAGACGTACAACCTCGAGCACCGCGGTCGCGGCGAGGATCTGGAGGAGGCGGTCGCGCTCCTCGAAGACGTCGATGACCCTCGCGCGCACATCCTGCTGTCACGCGTGCTCACCAACATCGCGCTCGACGAGCACGGCGAGGCGGCGGCTGCACACGCTGCGCGCGCGATCGCGCTGGCCGAAGAGGCAGGTGACGACGCCGCGCTCGCCGTCGCCCTGACAGTGGAGGCATGGCGGATCGCGGGCGACGAGGACGACGAGCCCCGCGCACTGGCCCCGCTCGAGCGAGCGGTGACCCTGCGCCTCGACCCCTCGATGCGCGCGTACGCGGGGTCGGCCCTCACCGACATGCTGCTGCGCGTCGGGAGATTCGACGAGGCGGCCGTCGTCGGCACACAGCACTACGAAGACATCACCCGGGCGGGCATCGAACGCGGATCGGGGTCGAGCCTCGCCTATGCGCTGGCGCTCGCGCTGTTCGCCGCCGGGCGCCCCGAGAGCGCGCGACGGTACGCGCAGCGGGCTCGACGGCTGATGAAGAAGCCGCTGCACGGCGCGTCCATCGTCCGGCTGCTGGCCTCGCACCTGACCTGGGACGACCGCGACGATCAGCGCGAGGAGCTGCTCCTCGCCGAGCGCGCCACGATCGAGGACTCCCGGCGACGGTACCCCGACAAGCGCGGGTGGTGGGCGGTCGAGCGCGCGGAGGCGCAGCTCACGCTGCGCGGAGCGCGCACGGATGCCTCGGACGACGTACTCGCCGGGGTTCTCGCCGACCTGTTCGACATCGCCGACTCCGACACCGGCACACCCGCGGTGCGCCGCTACGCGATGGTGACAGCGGCGCTTCTCACCCTCGCGCCTGGCCGCCTCGTCGACCCGGGGTTCCGCGACCGGCTGGCCGCGAAGATCGAGACGTGGCCCGACCACGCGGCCGCCCACGCACACGCCGACCTTGTCCGGGCGCTCCTCGTCGATGCCGGCGGCGCCCCGGAGCACAGGGTCGCCGCGTGGCGCTCGCTCATCGACGCGCCGGCCGACGAGCTCCTCGCCGTGTGGCACCGGCGGCTCGCCCGCTGCCGCCTCGCCCTCGCCCTTCTCGATTCCGGCGACCGCGACGCGGCCGCGGAACTCCTCGCGGAGACCGTCGCTGAGGCGCCCGGCGAGGGCGTCGCACGCGTGGGTAGGTGGGCTGCAGAGCTCGCCGCCCGTGCCCGCCTCGCGCCCGGTCCCTCGGGTGTCGACTCCTCGCACGGGGTCGTCGCGACGCTGACGCCGCGGGAGCTGCAGGTGCTCGAGCTCATCGCCGAGGGCCTCACCAACCCGCAGATCGGGCAGCGCCTGTTCATCAGCCCGAAGACCGCGTCGGTGCACGTCTCCGCGATCCTCGCGAAGATCGGCGCCGCCAACCGCGCCGAGGCCGCCGCGCTCTACGCCGCGTCCGCCTCGACCCCGGCAGCGTCGACCTGA
- a CDS encoding TrkA C-terminal domain-containing protein encodes MATVFQFLAEHPIVVLFVLIGVGAALGRVRVAGVSLGAVGVLFVAIGITAWGVSTGVTIEMPAAVGDLGLVVFAFCTGLIAGPGFFNALRTSYPLMLVVTGVLVVTAVVAYLVGSALGIPPITIAGTFAGALNNTPALAATGGSPDATVGYASAYVYGVIAAMIGVALALRSRDKDTDAQAAIVGKPIEVDTPSRPTVGEVTAGRGDRVAFSRRRSADGEVEIVGPDAALEPGDIVNVIGPKDDVEAVTRELGHTSAIDLTRDRSRLDFRRIILSDARLAGRTIAGLRLPERFGATIAQVRRGDVDFVATPEFVLHQGDRLRVVGPTGSMGEVTRFLGDSERGFADINPVALGLGVALGLLLGSIVVPLPGGGQFSLGYAAGVLVVGLVMGRIGRIGRFVTSLPNTASSVLAELGLLIFLAYAGTKAGAQILSAIASGEVVRLLLLGAVLTTFFIAATFLLARHVFRLGGTRLSGLVGGAQTNPAILGFANSRTDYDIRVALGYTLVYPAAMVVKILLAQVLVEL; translated from the coding sequence GTGGCGACCGTCTTCCAGTTCCTCGCCGAGCATCCGATCGTCGTGCTGTTCGTGCTGATCGGCGTCGGAGCGGCCCTCGGGCGCGTGCGCGTCGCGGGCGTCTCGCTCGGCGCCGTCGGCGTGCTGTTCGTGGCGATCGGCATCACCGCGTGGGGTGTGTCGACCGGCGTCACGATCGAGATGCCGGCGGCGGTCGGCGACCTCGGGCTCGTCGTCTTCGCGTTCTGCACGGGGCTCATCGCGGGGCCGGGCTTCTTCAACGCGCTGCGCACGTCATACCCGCTGATGCTGGTCGTCACGGGGGTGCTGGTGGTGACGGCGGTCGTGGCCTATCTCGTGGGCTCGGCCCTCGGCATCCCTCCGATCACCATCGCCGGAACGTTCGCCGGCGCCCTCAACAACACGCCCGCGCTCGCCGCCACCGGTGGGAGCCCCGACGCCACCGTCGGGTATGCGAGCGCGTACGTCTACGGGGTGATTGCGGCGATGATCGGTGTCGCGCTCGCGCTCCGGTCCCGAGACAAGGACACCGACGCCCAGGCGGCGATCGTGGGCAAGCCGATCGAGGTCGACACCCCCTCACGCCCCACTGTGGGCGAGGTCACGGCGGGGCGTGGCGATCGCGTGGCGTTCTCGCGCCGGCGCTCCGCCGACGGCGAGGTCGAGATCGTCGGACCCGACGCGGCGCTCGAGCCCGGCGACATCGTGAACGTGATCGGCCCGAAGGACGACGTCGAGGCGGTGACGCGCGAGCTCGGCCACACGTCGGCGATCGATCTCACGCGCGACCGCAGCCGGCTCGACTTCCGGCGCATCATCCTGTCGGATGCCCGCCTCGCCGGCCGGACCATCGCCGGCCTGCGCCTGCCCGAGCGGTTCGGCGCGACCATCGCGCAGGTTCGCCGCGGAGACGTGGACTTCGTCGCGACCCCCGAATTCGTGCTGCACCAGGGCGACCGGCTGCGGGTCGTCGGCCCGACCGGGTCGATGGGCGAGGTGACCCGGTTCCTGGGCGACTCCGAGCGGGGCTTCGCCGACATCAACCCGGTGGCGCTCGGCCTCGGCGTCGCCCTCGGCCTGCTGCTGGGCTCGATCGTGGTCCCGCTCCCCGGCGGCGGGCAGTTCAGCCTCGGCTACGCCGCCGGCGTGCTCGTCGTCGGGCTGGTGATGGGCCGCATCGGCCGCATCGGACGGTTCGTCACGTCCTTGCCGAACACGGCCTCGAGCGTGCTCGCCGAGCTGGGCCTCCTGATCTTCCTCGCGTACGCCGGCACGAAGGCCGGCGCCCAGATCCTGTCGGCGATCGCCTCCGGCGAGGTGGTGCGCCTGCTGCTGCTCGGCGCCGTACTCACCACCTTCTTCATCGCCGCGACCTTCCTCCTCGCGCGCCACGTCTTCCGGCTCGGCGGCACTCGGCTGTCGGGCCTCGTGGGCGGCGCGCAGACCAACCCCGCGATCCTCGGCTTCGCCAATTCCCGCACCGACTACGACATCCGTGTCGCCCTCGGCTACACCCTCGTGTACCCCGCGGCCATGGTCGTGAAGATCCTCCTCGCACAGGTGCTGGTGGAGCTGTGA
- a CDS encoding ATP-dependent DNA ligase: MPYEIPAPMLAKSVPDVPDPAKVSGGLSYEPKWDGFRALISWDGENVEIGSRGAKPLTRYFPELVEAFGRLLPEPCLLDGEIVVPIDRDGRRRLDWESLSQRIHPASSRVNMLAEQTPAMFIAFDLLAVGERDLQNEPFATRRQTLVDLLHDVPDPVHVTRTTDDPELARRWLAEFEGAGLDGVVAKPLDQPYAPGKRTMFKIKHARTADVVALGYRIHKSGQGVGSLLVGLYGEDGTLYPVGGVAAWSNARRLELVDELAPLVERDADGEALRGEGEKSRFQAGRADSSFVRLRPERVLEVRYDQLEGWRFRHTVQFERWRPDRDPRSCTYEQLEVVAAYDLADVLV; the protein is encoded by the coding sequence ATGCCGTACGAGATCCCCGCGCCGATGCTCGCGAAGTCCGTGCCCGACGTTCCCGATCCGGCGAAGGTTTCCGGTGGGCTGAGCTACGAGCCGAAGTGGGACGGGTTCCGCGCCCTCATCTCGTGGGACGGCGAGAACGTCGAGATCGGGTCCCGCGGCGCGAAGCCGCTGACGCGGTACTTCCCCGAGCTCGTCGAGGCGTTCGGCCGGCTGCTGCCCGAGCCGTGCCTCCTCGACGGCGAGATCGTCGTGCCGATCGACCGCGACGGCAGGCGCCGGCTCGACTGGGAATCGCTGTCGCAGCGCATCCACCCCGCCTCATCCCGCGTGAACATGCTCGCCGAGCAGACGCCGGCGATGTTCATCGCTTTCGATCTGCTCGCCGTCGGCGAGCGCGATCTGCAGAACGAGCCGTTCGCGACGCGCCGGCAGACGCTCGTCGACCTGTTGCATGACGTGCCCGACCCGGTCCACGTCACGCGCACCACCGATGATCCCGAGCTCGCGCGCAGATGGCTCGCCGAGTTCGAGGGCGCCGGGCTCGACGGCGTGGTCGCGAAGCCGCTCGACCAGCCGTACGCGCCGGGCAAGCGCACGATGTTCAAGATCAAGCACGCGCGCACGGCCGATGTCGTGGCACTGGGCTACCGCATCCACAAGTCGGGTCAGGGCGTCGGCTCGCTGCTGGTCGGGCTGTACGGCGAAGACGGCACGCTCTACCCCGTCGGCGGTGTCGCCGCCTGGAGCAACGCCCGCCGGCTCGAGCTCGTCGACGAGCTCGCTCCGCTCGTCGAGCGCGACGCCGACGGCGAGGCGCTGCGCGGCGAGGGCGAGAAGTCGCGCTTCCAGGCCGGTCGAGCCGACTCGTCCTTCGTGCGGCTGCGGCCAGAGCGCGTGCTCGAGGTGCGCTACGACCAGCTCGAGGGCTGGCGCTTCCGCCACACCGTGCAGTTCGAGCGCTGGCGCCCCGACCGCGACCCGCGCTCGTGCACGTACGAGCAGCTCGAGGTGGTCGCCGCGTACGACCTGGCCGACGTGCTGGTCTGA
- a CDS encoding serine hydrolase — protein sequence MARRDQQGSRGRAGTRIALMCAVIAALLVSGCSSTPSLPEEPQPADAIREDIETIFRTLYGEAAVRAVLVQQHGELVFEEYRESTAEDTWDVRGVTRAVTSTLIGIAIDRGLISGVDATLGQLLPDYAAVLTPETAAVQLKAVLTHTANFAPMSEERDIRGTPADLYAQPDWVAAILADRASRGPGDGRFLFSDPGTHILAAIIAEATGMSPFRFADEVLFDPLDIDTAPLWEERFAPGGDPQELLRQYQEADVAWPADPQGVNLGYTHLRLRPPDLLAIGQLMLDEGVWDDEQVVSATWAVQATSPVVATVGYGTIAYGYQWWVDPQRGVFYAQGEGGTAVVVDPVRDAVAVIASEVTIDDPRGNHGFASATAVGLAALLLADLSDDAE from the coding sequence ATGGCCCGCCGAGACCAGCAGGGTTCCCGCGGTCGTGCCGGCACGCGGATCGCGCTGATGTGCGCTGTCATCGCGGCTCTGCTCGTCTCCGGGTGTTCGTCCACCCCGTCGCTTCCGGAGGAGCCGCAACCGGCCGATGCCATCCGCGAAGACATCGAGACCATCTTCCGCACGCTGTACGGGGAGGCCGCCGTCCGCGCGGTCCTCGTTCAGCAGCACGGCGAACTCGTCTTCGAGGAGTATCGGGAATCGACCGCGGAGGACACCTGGGATGTGCGAGGCGTCACCCGTGCGGTGACCTCGACCCTCATCGGCATCGCCATCGACCGCGGGCTCATCTCAGGGGTCGATGCCACCCTGGGCCAGCTGCTTCCCGACTACGCCGCCGTCCTCACACCGGAGACCGCGGCCGTGCAGCTGAAAGCCGTGCTCACCCATACGGCGAACTTCGCGCCGATGTCGGAGGAGCGCGACATCCGTGGAACGCCGGCCGACCTGTACGCGCAGCCGGACTGGGTCGCCGCGATCCTCGCGGATCGCGCATCCCGCGGGCCGGGCGACGGACGGTTCCTCTTCTCCGACCCGGGCACGCACATCCTCGCCGCCATCATCGCGGAGGCCACGGGGATGTCGCCGTTCCGGTTCGCAGACGAGGTGCTGTTCGATCCGCTCGACATCGACACCGCGCCCCTGTGGGAGGAGCGTTTCGCGCCCGGCGGCGACCCCCAGGAGCTTCTCCGCCAGTACCAGGAGGCCGACGTGGCGTGGCCCGCCGACCCTCAAGGGGTGAACCTCGGCTATACCCACCTGCGGCTGCGCCCGCCTGACCTCCTGGCGATCGGCCAGCTCATGCTCGACGAGGGCGTCTGGGACGACGAGCAGGTGGTGTCGGCCACGTGGGCCGTCCAGGCGACCAGTCCCGTCGTCGCCACCGTGGGATACGGAACGATCGCCTACGGCTACCAGTGGTGGGTCGACCCGCAGCGCGGCGTGTTCTACGCCCAGGGCGAGGGCGGGACGGCGGTCGTCGTCGACCCGGTGAGGGATGCCGTCGCCGTGATCGCCTCGGAGGTCACGATCGACGACCCGCGCGGGAACCACGGCTTCGCGAGTGCGACAGCTGTGGGACTCGCAGCCCTGCTCCTCGCAGACCTCTCCGACGACGCCGAGTGA
- the ligD gene encoding non-homologous end-joining DNA ligase translates to MASPRITLTVPGPDGDREVGISNPDRVIWPEAGITKRELAEYLIAVSGPFLAANGDRPVSLERFPEGVDGERFYSKNPPKGAPAFVEAQTVTYNSGRRHPQIILTEIAAAVWAVQMNTIVFHPWASLTANTDNPVELRIDLDPQPGTDFTDAAAVAPAMRDVLAEAGLTAFLKTSGNRGIHVFCPIEPEWEFLDVRHAVIAAGRELERRLPDRVTMNWWKEERGERIFIDFNQANRDRTMAGAYSPRALPTATVSTPLTWDELEAGVDPADFTVRTVPQRLAEVGDPWADLLAKPGRIDTLLEWWQRDLDDGLGELPFPPDFPKMPGEPPRVQPSRINPENWPKHDG, encoded by the coding sequence ATGGCGTCCCCGCGGATCACCCTCACCGTGCCCGGCCCCGACGGCGATCGCGAGGTGGGGATCTCGAATCCCGACCGGGTGATCTGGCCCGAGGCGGGCATCACCAAGCGCGAGCTCGCGGAGTACCTCATCGCGGTCTCGGGGCCGTTCCTGGCGGCGAACGGCGACCGCCCCGTCTCGCTCGAGCGGTTCCCCGAGGGTGTCGACGGCGAGCGGTTCTACTCGAAGAACCCGCCGAAGGGGGCGCCGGCCTTCGTCGAAGCCCAGACCGTGACGTACAACAGCGGGCGGCGGCATCCGCAGATCATCCTCACCGAGATCGCAGCCGCGGTCTGGGCCGTGCAGATGAACACCATCGTCTTCCACCCGTGGGCGTCGCTGACGGCGAACACCGACAATCCCGTGGAGCTGCGCATAGACCTCGACCCGCAGCCGGGGACGGATTTCACGGATGCTGCGGCCGTCGCTCCCGCGATGCGCGACGTTCTCGCCGAGGCGGGACTGACCGCGTTTCTGAAGACCAGCGGCAACCGCGGCATCCACGTGTTCTGTCCGATCGAGCCGGAGTGGGAGTTCCTGGACGTGCGCCATGCGGTCATCGCGGCCGGCCGCGAGCTCGAGCGGCGCCTGCCCGACAGAGTCACGATGAACTGGTGGAAGGAGGAGCGCGGCGAGCGCATCTTCATCGACTTCAACCAGGCCAACCGCGACCGCACGATGGCCGGCGCCTACAGCCCGCGTGCGCTGCCGACCGCGACGGTGTCGACGCCGCTCACCTGGGACGAGCTGGAGGCCGGGGTCGACCCGGCGGACTTCACGGTGCGGACCGTTCCGCAGCGCCTGGCCGAGGTCGGCGACCCGTGGGCTGACCTGCTCGCGAAGCCGGGGCGCATCGACACGCTGCTGGAGTGGTGGCAGCGCGACCTCGACGACGGGCTCGGCGAGCTGCCGTTTCCGCCGGACTTCCCCAAGATGCCGGGCGAGCCGCCGCGCGTGCAGCCCAGCCGAATCAACCCGGAGAACTGGCCGAAGCACGACGGATGA
- a CDS encoding dihydrofolate reductase family protein, with the protein MGKVVTSASMSLDGFVAHENNDPGRLFDWYEAGEVEVVTASEPASFHLTPTSADYWRGFIGELGCLVVGRLLFDITDGWSGVHPLGVPFVVLTHEAPQGWAHAHTGNAHFVTDGIEAAVAKAKELAGDRTVAVAAGTVAGQALAAGLVDEVAVDLVPVVLGEGHRYFADVDPAAVRLGDPTMVIPSTRVTHMVFPVER; encoded by the coding sequence ATGGGCAAGGTCGTGACGTCGGCGTCGATGTCGTTGGACGGCTTCGTCGCGCACGAGAACAACGATCCGGGGCGCCTCTTCGACTGGTACGAGGCGGGTGAGGTCGAGGTCGTCACCGCGAGCGAGCCGGCGTCGTTCCATCTCACGCCGACCAGCGCGGACTACTGGCGCGGCTTCATCGGGGAACTCGGATGCCTCGTGGTCGGCCGCCTGCTGTTCGACATCACCGACGGCTGGAGCGGCGTGCACCCGCTGGGCGTGCCGTTCGTCGTGCTCACGCACGAGGCCCCGCAGGGCTGGGCCCATGCCCACACCGGGAACGCGCACTTCGTCACGGACGGGATCGAGGCGGCGGTCGCCAAGGCCAAGGAGCTCGCCGGCGATCGCACGGTCGCGGTGGCTGCGGGCACCGTCGCGGGCCAGGCACTCGCCGCGGGACTCGTCGACGAGGTCGCGGTCGACCTCGTGCCGGTCGTGCTGGGGGAGGGGCATCGGTACTTCGCCGACGTCGATCCCGCGGCGGTGCGACTGGGCGACCCGACGATGGTCATCCCCAGCACCCGCGTGACGCACATGGTGTTCCCGGTCGAGCGGTGA